The genomic region GCTGAGCTGGTTCGGCTCgacttggtttggctcgattttaaaaataaaaattaatacatagctctcaaaattcagtattctaaaatattattcaatacttcaaaagaacatattcaaaataagttcaaccaaATGCATTACAAGCTAAAATCACATTCAACAACgtaaaataagttttatatttcaagtaaatacaatatttgttcattagcacgacaatcaacctttaaatatgtcatagatatcaaactacaagcctaaatacatgtaaataataatcattttttgtaatatattactAGTTTTTTTACCtggcgcgcgttgcggcggcgccATACCCGACGTGATAAATTATAGATTACAATCAATCAGACTCGTATCCGGACTAAATTTACGTTGAAACATAGAGTAATCCGAATTCATGTCGttgaatgaaaatatattatatttgacccgacttgtttccaaacaaaatttacgttGAAACGTAGACCAatccaaaacgtacataaaataaatACTTGTGGCGGCATCGTACGCGACGTGATAAAGTATAGACTAAAATCGACCCAACTCGTTTCTGAACTAAACTTACGTCAAAACATATAGTAACTCAAATTTATCTCGTCGAatgaaacatattatatttgacccgattttgttttcaaacaaacttacatcaaaacgtacataaaagtAAAACATTTTGTAACTGACCCGactcattttttttaaatcacgTTAAAGCGTAGACGAACTCAAATTTATACGGACACGTACATAAAAAAACAACGTAAAAAATTAGTTTTAGGATAAATTCGAaacttttgaatctttaaaggtaAAAGTGACATGTATAAAATTAGAGGGTTTGTTTTGTCATTATACTAAAGTTTATGGGGTAGAAGGGGTTGGTGGATTTCTCCACCGACCTTCGAATTCATGTCGttgaatgaaaatatattatatttgacccgacttgtttccaaacaaaatttacgttGAAACGTAGACCAatccaaaacgtacataaaataaatACTTGTGGCGGCATCGTACGCGACGTGATAAAGTATAGACTAAAATCGACCCAACTCGTTTCTGAACTAAACTTACGTCAAAACATATAGTAACTCAAATTTATCTCGTCGAatgaaacatattatatttgacccgattttgttttcaaacaaacttacatcaaaacgtacataaaagtAAAACATTTTGTAACTGACCCgactcatttttttttaaatcacgtTAAAGCGTAGACGAACTCAAATTTATACGGATACGTACATCAAAAAAACAACGTAAAAAATTAGTTTTAGGATAAATTCGAaacttttgaatctttaaaggtaAAAGTGACATGTATAAAATTAGAGGGTTTGTTTTGTCATTATACTAAAGTTTATGGGGTAGAAGGGGTTGGTGGATTTCTCCACCGACCTTcttctttaatatatatataatatgtatataaaaacaaaatatattataagtaaaataattcgagctaagccgagccgagctaggctcactttctaaccgagccgagccggctcggctcactttcaaaccgagccatatcgagcgagctttttctgATCTAAATCCGAGAGAGCTTCGAGCGAGctccgagccgcgagctttttggaCAGCCCTACTTTTGAATGATTTACCCAATATCTTGCAACGTCACGTTTCTGATCTTGGAACATGCATCCCTAACTTTGACCATTAAAACACTTGTCACAGTGAGTTTAGTAGTCTTTACTTCTTTCATAGATGTTACGTCTTTATTAAGGTTTAAACAtattacttctatttctaaaagaCTCGTAACCTCTTTTTTCTTTCACTTCCTCAATAGCAACGACGTGTTTCACATCTGACTCTTCATCGACTGGATGCTAAATCTTCATTAGGTCTTAAACATCCATATTCAAATTTGGAAGGACTTCGGCTTTTTTCTTCTTTGTTACTCGTAACTGTAACTGATTCTTCTTTTGACTCTCCAACAATTGTGGGAACCCCAAcaaccttttttttttcaatctgTAAGGATAACCACCTTTGTTTTGCTTGGTGTTTTTCTAATGCTGACATTCCTGACCTCTGGTCGTTCACTTCCTCCATTAACAAATTGTACTTCCAACCCAATAACTCTAAATGGTATTTTCTCGATAGATGATGTTTCGCCAATTCTTGTTCAACATAAATCATGTGTCTTTTTCTCATTACCTCGTCAAGGCTTTCAAACTGGTGTGATCAATGATCTGCAAATGTTGGTTGAGAGTATCTATGTCGATAACTGTGATATTCCTCTCGGTAACCTTGATATGATGGCTGGGAGTATTCATTATAGTAATCATTATACTCTTCTTGGTAACTCACGCTTTGCTCTATGATCGGATCAAAATTTTTATAACTTCGATCACGCTCAGCATATCGATCCACATTGTCTCGATAACAATCTTCCCAAGTTGGGTAATAATTTTGCACATCGTCATAATAAACATCTAACTCATATGCTCTCATTCTTGCGTCTTCAAACATTTTTCGGACGTTAGGACAATCACCACGCGTATGACATGCAGTGgtggacccaggaatttttccatgggggtgcgaaacattttaaaaattttaggcccctaggtatataagtaaaaaaatcggttcgtatcgggtcggttcgggtcgggtcatgtaaaacaaaagaaattgcgacataacgtccctactcatggtttctatcacaaacaaattgatgcataagttcatcgctccataaaataatgtttcaattttaattttcaaccctAGAATCgtgtgtaatcaccctaaaaatcatctaaacaaccataaaacgtcaaaacacatgaaatttcaaacctatttaagaaTTTTGTTACCCTTTGGTGTCGGACGACGGTGGTTCGTGACTGCTGATGACGTGCTGTTGTGGTCGATGATCGCTGGTAGGAGACGACCTAAGAGAGGGAGGGCGGGATGAATTCTTAGGGACTATTGggcttattttaattattatagtttgaacttaggttgagtttggttaatgggctagtaATTAGTGGGctaattatgtttaatgaaatagtgggttaaggtattgggtatttgggttaagttgggtagtataagtttatataatttaggtagtttttttaattcgagtttactaaaaaaattaaaatataaatcgaAACATTTTTTTACCTAAGGTGtgtggacgaaaaattccaaggggtgcggatgaAAAAATTCAAGGGGTGCAGACGGGATTTTCAACGGAAAATagcactaaaatttttttttccggggggtgcgcccgcccaccttgggctaTATGTATGTCCACCCCTGATGACATGGACTACCACAATCTCGACATGACGAATAACATTTCCATTGTAAATCTCCAACTTAAGATTCTACTATCCGCACAGACAAAACTCGAATACCCAAGgtaaaaacaaacaaatataacaaacaaaacaaaaaaaaaaaaattttggattttaaGGGGTTTTTTATTTTAAGAAAGCAACTAAAATAAAACACTAAACACACTAACTctccggcaacggcgccattttgaggACTGTCGTAAGAAGCATggaaaaacctaattaaactaagtagatagcgtaagtagatAAAAACATTATTCATATTGGAATTCAAATCAAAGTTCTTCATTGAAGACTGTAGCAGATGAAGGTAGGTGAAACAGGCAACCAACATGTTGACATGAGGGGAAAGAGATGGTAGGTTAAAAGATATTAATGCCCTCACGTGGGTCCCACGTGACTATAATTAACTAAGAAAATTAAATGGGTTTGGGGTAAAGGATCATTTAACATGTTAGGATTTGTAAACATTAGATATGATtaatgtaattattgaagacaaaagACACGATCTgcaataacatacatacataatggAGAAGTTTTGTAATTTTCTCCAAGAAAAAAGAACCCACAGATGTCAAATATTCAGCATAAAAGATAACACAATGCACATATGGTTGGGAAACTTTTATGCATCCAATCAGCAATAGACAGAAACAAAAGAGAATATGGGACCTTCTGGGAATTTGATATATCCACTAAGACCTCCAATACATAAACGTAATGTTATTCATAGAATCGCAAACGAAATCTTAACTGACAGAAACATGTAAAACACTAACCCACGCCACTAGTCAAGAATTTACTAATAATAACAAAGGAACAAATGTAGTAACCCACGTTTATTTATTTGGAGATATTTCATATTTGGAGTGCATAACACGTATCAGAAACTTGTAAATATAATTAAGACAATGCAGATAATTAACATGAAAAGCAAGTAGCATGTGACAggacatacatatatatatatatatataatattacaaTATTAATAAAGCTAATATACAAACTAACAGATGTTTTTGCCATTTATAAAACTTCACCACCAGACCATTAATACAACAACAAGCCTTTTAGCTTTTGAAAGATCTTGAATTAGGCAACAATGGGGTAGGATGCACACGTTGCAACACCTGCAATCACCATCAAATTTAGCTTTTCAATAATCACTAGAAATAGTTAAACTGGTATTTAATTATGTCTCATTTAAACAAGATGACATACCACACATGTTTTTGCCCATCTCCATCTTGAAGTAACCATTCAACCCCCAGTCTGCTCCCCATGAGTTCTTTATCAGCCAGTATGGGACCCCATCTTCCACACCATACCCAACCGCAACCACCGCATGGTTCACATCCTGTTCAACACACCACATTCACATTCACATTCAAAACCAATCAACGTGTACATTAAAATGTTTTAAGACTAAAAACATCCTCACCATTGGACCGCTGCCACAGTCATCGCTAGTGAAAACTCCTCCAGTGTAAAGTCTGAAGTTTGCAATCACCTCGAATGCCACACTCACTGGACGAACAACACCTACTGCATGCTTCAATTCATCCTCAGCACCCTTTAGATTAAAAAAAACTAGTAACTTAGCAAATAATAAACATAATAAAAACTACCACTTATTTGTTTATTGTGTTTTGAGTGTGTTTGGGGTTTGCTTAACTAATTATTTGTGGCTCAAATAAGTTGATTTAAATAAGCAGTATAAAGTTGCTTATTTCAAAATAAGTAGTTCAAATAAGCAATCACAAACACCCTCTAGCTAGTAACTAGTAGATTATAAGCTAAGGGTTACCGTATACACACTTGAGTGACCTATAAAGTAGTTGCAATACATGGGTGGGCTTAATGAAACTACTTTGTATGTCGCTCAAATGTATTCCACACACTATTGGTTGGTTGGATAGATATAAGCTCAATATCATATATAGATATAAGATATAAACACATGAACTAAATTCTGTTTCCATAATCTCATTAGATGGTTGATTATACCGAGGTGATGTTGACGGAATCAATCACTTGGACGGCAGCATTCTCTGCTGAGTATTTGCAAACACCATCTTTCCCGGTGTAAGGATATGCTTCCTCAGAGTCAAGTCCACCATTGTATTTGATGTACTCATAAGCCTGGGATGGCAAGCCACCATTGCAACCGAAGTTATTAAAATCCCCAGCACAGTCTACTAGCTGTTGCTCAGATAGAGAGACTGACTTCCCAAAAGCCTGGGCataagcagcttcaagagctcCAGTGGTGCTGCATAagaataataattattattatttaaagttATCCACAAACAAAGGAGTTCACAAGATTAGAGATATTTACCTGAATGTCCAGCAGGATCCACAAGATCCTTGATTCTTGACTGGGCTCACAATTCCTGTTTTCCTCCAATCTTGCTGTGCAATACACACATGACAAGTAAGTAAGTAAGTAAGATGATAGATAGTAAAAGAagctatatatatgtgtataccGTGAGTGGGACGACAGCATTAGTGAGTTTGTGATTGCCCTTTTTAGTAGCAGAGCAGTGTTGAGCAGCTCCCAGTTTGTTTTTGCTGAATTCTTCCCATGTCATATCAGCATATTCTGTTCCAACCAGCAACTAACTAAATCATATTTTGGTCTCCAATAACTTAATACATGGATTCACAAGTCAAACCCCACATCACATGGCGGCTAAGGCTAAAGTCAAACCCCACACACACGACACGGCTAACCAAGTGCTTGTTTACTAATCAATGTAAAAAAGGAACTCTGTTGTGATCTATCTAGACACACGAACGGAATTACTACTggcaaaaagagttgaaaaaACTCACCGTTGACTCCAAGAGTATAGGATAGCCCCTTCTTGTTGTGCGATCTAATCGTCTCCAGGCTTTCAGCGAAAATCGAGTACCTGTGTTTGATTTCCTCACTAGTTTGGTACTTCCTCCCGTACCTTTTCCATAAAAGTCAAACATGAATCGATGATCCACTTTTAAGTGCATAAACAGTGCAGCAGATTCATGATAAACAGTAACTAACCTGTGAGCGAATCGAGCAAAGGTGAGAGCATGAGGAGTTTGACCAATCACTTGAAGAACAGCGGTCTCAAGTTCCCGTAGACCATCAGACACCACTTGTCTGATCGGATTTTCATCGGCAAAGATGGATCCGATCCCACTCGCAGATACGCCGACGGCACAGGCCACCACGATCAGAGCTACGATGACTGACACCTGACCCATTTGATTTTATCAACACAAGACTCAACTGATGAGAAGAAGCACAGAGAATGAATGGCTTGCTTCTTTTTATAACCACAAAGAATGTCTCTGGACGTTGATGTATCCACGTGTACGGTGCTGATTGTTCTTTACGTTGGTCATGGCTTGTTATTTGTCAAATGCCAATTAACAAATAGGACGATCAATCTTCACGGAGatattttttgttttaataacaTTTAATATacatttctttttcttcttttttcattttaaaactaTTCTGGTGGGTGTATATATGTCAACATGTGTGTATTTGTATTTTAAACATTATCTCTCATTTTAAATTGTTTACTACGCCACACTTGGAtcatattattaatttttttaaaattaaaactactaaaatttcattaaataaaaaaaattacaaaattcaaACAAATATTTCCAAGTGattataaattttaaattataaaattcaAACAGTACACTTTTGTGTCAATCCCATTATACCTATAATATAAAAAGCAACAAAAGGTTTAACAAACAACGAACAGGCGCAATGCTTCGCACCACCGTTTGGCTTTGTATCGTAAAGTCATAACTCACACTGCTTTCCAAAATTTTCCCACATACGCACGCACCGTTTGACTTTGTACCCACACAAAAACTACCTTCTCCCCCCACTTTTCTAATCTAAACCGAAACGTCGTATCCTTTACGGAACCGTTGTGTCTACTCCGGTAACATCCTCCGGTGGGTATAAATAGGGTCGGTAGGGTTCTTCTTAGTTGTTCGTGTTCATCTTGATTCATATGCGTCTATTGATCCGATTATAGGGCCATCAAATTTGAAtcatatcaaattttgtgaagaACAAATCAAATCAAGAAGACGATCAACAGGGGCACCGGTGCCGTCTTATTCTTTTCTGATTATTCGGTTCTCTCATGTATGGTATGAACAACACATTCGTTTTAATGTTAACTGTTTGCATGTGATTTTTTGTTTGTACAATCTACAACTACCTGTGCAGATTCATTTAATCGATAAGTATGCTTAAGTTCATGGTCAATTTGTTTTTacaaatacaattttttttttgttttatttcgtCGTCTGAAGAAAATCATTAGTTTTCTTTGATGTACATGTGAAATTACATTGGTATTGAATGTCTCTGTGTTCCATCATTGGTTTGGGTTTATAGTAATAAAACATCAAAAGGCACATCTTATTGTGAAGATGATCAAACACGATTAGGCGGCGCCCGCCGTTTTGATTACACCTGGAACTGAAACATATAGTAATCTTCGTGCGTTCCATAAAACTTTGGGATTTTTAACAACCAAAGTTTGTTTATAGTAAGAACGCTACAAAATTGACAATCAATGTTTAACAAGCAACGGAGAGGCGCAACTTAAATTCACAATCAATGTTTACCAAGCAATGAAGAGGGGCAACTTATAGTAAAGCCATAAACCGATGCGTTGCATCTTTTACGAATCCGTCATGACTATTCCGGTAACATCCTTCGGATTTATCTGCCAAAATTTGTTCATAGTAATAACACATCAATCTAAATTTTGTGATTTAAGACGCTTTAACGTACGTGTGTGATCAACATTTAATCTATTTTTTTCCGTTTAATAGCCCATTAGAATGCGTGGTTACTAGGTCGAcatagtttttattttctatgttttacgtatCGATCTAATTTTTATGGATTAACACATCGCAACAAGTTCATAATTATTACAAATACTTTTCGATTGGTTATATGGTAACACCAGCGTTGGCGAATGCACGTGCTATGAACGCGTCGTTTGTCCCCAAGGTGTGATGTAAATGAAAGATTATAACCaacatcccgccgcaacgcgcggattAGCGTCAACTTGTTATTatacaataaaaaaaaatctttttctctAAAAAAAGGGTCATCTTCTTCTTCCCCAAGACTTTCTACCACCCTAAAATATCATCGGCCAGAATAAATGAAGATTATAAAAACTTCACTCAgttgtttattttttgtttttttttttaactaaaagtAATGATATTTGACCTCGAAGGGTCTGATTGACCCAAGAATTAAACGAAAGGATGCTCCGAGCTTTTTTTTTAACAACGCTCCAAGGGGCGGCTATCCAGGCGTTTAGGGGCGTTTTTTAGGGATAAAACGTCCAAAACCCCCACTATGGGTGGTCTTAGTTGTTAAATTTAAGATAAAAACAACTTTTAAGACATTTAATAATTAGCTTTATCAAACTTATTATGTATTGACACTTGCTCTTGCATGTATTTCACAGGTCGCTAAGGTACTTAATCACGGCTATGACCACAACATAGCATTTAAAACTATTTTTGTtgtttgcattcatacatttacttatgttgatTTTTAGAGGTTTGTTTTGACGCACTTCTTTACATTACATCTATTTTACTCTTCAGCAACTTACTTTGGTTTGTAAAACGAATTTTTACTCATATATAAGTCGTTCTATATGGTTAGTGTCTTGGATCCTGATTTGTCACGCATCGCGGTAAAACCCCGCGGGTgaaatttgagggtgtgacagattatgCGGCACCTGTTATGATGGGAGACTAGGGgtgatcgctagttcgatccttaaactgagcgggttttacctcatcGCAGTGTCGTGCCTTTGGGGCTTGGGCGAGTGTTCCCAAgtttcggccctaggtgagggtttccCCAATTTGAAGACAAGTATATT from Helianthus annuus cultivar XRQ/B chromosome 10, HanXRQr2.0-SUNRISE, whole genome shotgun sequence harbors:
- the LOC110886998 gene encoding thiol protease aleurain, with the protein product MGQVSVIVALIVVACAVGVSASGIGSIFADENPIRQVVSDGLRELETAVLQVIGQTPHALTFARFAHRYGRKYQTSEEIKHRYSIFAESLETIRSHNKKGLSYTLGVNEYADMTWEEFSKNKLGAAQHCSATKKGNHKLTNAVVPLTQDWRKTGIVSPVKNQGSCGSCWTFSTTGALEAAYAQAFGKSVSLSEQQLVDCAGDFNNFGCNGGLPSQAYEYIKYNGGLDSEEAYPYTGKDGVCKYSAENAAVQVIDSVNITSGAEDELKHAVGVVRPVSVAFEVIANFRLYTGGVFTSDDCGSGPMDVNHAVVAVGYGVEDGVPYWLIKNSWGADWGLNGYFKMEMGKNMCGVATCASYPIVA